A section of the Methanoregula formicica SMSP genome encodes:
- a CDS encoding DUF475 domain-containing protein, whose product MDLLSIVLIVAGLCLFETITSIDNAIINAEVLSTMSERAKRWFLLWGLIIAVFAVRGLLPWLIVWLSSPALGPVGAFMATFSSDPAVIAAIEESAPMLLIFGGTFLIFLFFHWLFLEHKNFGLRGERFFVRQGVWFFAVVSLLLTGLVWFALGKSTMLAFGAVVGSTAFFIVHGFRQNAEQAEQKMLHGDMSDLSKIFYLEVIDATFSIDGVIGAFAFTMAVPLILLGNGLGAFVVRELTVRNVENIRKYLYLKNGAMYSIFFLGIIMILDSFGVHIPFWISPAITFGIVGFFYVKSVKAIAKTA is encoded by the coding sequence ATGGATCTCCTTTCCATCGTCCTCATCGTGGCAGGTCTCTGTCTCTTCGAGACCATAACGAGCATTGACAACGCCATCATCAATGCCGAGGTCCTCTCGACCATGAGCGAGCGGGCGAAGCGCTGGTTCCTCCTCTGGGGCCTCATCATCGCCGTCTTTGCCGTGCGCGGCCTCCTGCCCTGGCTGATCGTCTGGCTCTCGTCACCGGCGCTCGGGCCCGTCGGGGCGTTCATGGCCACCTTCTCAAGCGACCCGGCCGTGATCGCGGCCATTGAGGAATCCGCCCCCATGCTCCTGATATTCGGCGGGACATTCCTCATATTCCTCTTCTTCCACTGGCTCTTTTTAGAGCACAAGAACTTCGGCCTCCGGGGTGAGCGGTTCTTTGTCCGGCAGGGCGTCTGGTTCTTTGCGGTCGTCTCGTTACTCCTGACCGGGCTCGTCTGGTTCGCCCTCGGGAAGAGCACGATGCTGGCGTTTGGTGCGGTGGTCGGGTCGACTGCATTCTTTATTGTCCACGGGTTCCGGCAGAACGCCGAGCAGGCCGAGCAAAAGATGCTGCATGGAGACATGTCGGATCTGTCCAAGATCTTCTACCTTGAAGTGATCGATGCGACCTTCTCGATCGACGGCGTCATCGGGGCGTTCGCCTTCACGATGGCAGTCCCCCTCATCCTTCTCGGCAACGGCCTCGGGGCCTTCGTGGTCCGGGAACTGACCGTCAGGAACGTCGAGAATATCAGGAAGTACCTGTATCTCAAGAACGGGGCGATGTACTCGATCTTCTTCCTCGGCATCATCATGATCCTGGACAGTTTCGGCGTTCACATCCCGTTCTGGATCTCCCCGGCCATAACCTTCGGTATCGTCGGATTCTTCTATGTAAAATCGGTTAAGGCGATCGCAAAGACTGCATGA
- a CDS encoding Sjogren's syndrome/scleroderma autoantigen 1 family protein yields MAPRKEDEIMAGYLLKGGKMLEKTCKTCGCPLFEVKGKTLCVVCAENETEKGAEKKPAAAAPPAAGHVHSTTCGCGVDHDAEPCTCGDEEGGLLFEELAMTIHALCERIHNEKDPENVLSLMQAVKAGTEALEILCRL; encoded by the coding sequence ATGGCTCCACGAAAGGAAGACGAGATTATGGCCGGATACCTCCTCAAAGGGGGTAAGATGCTCGAGAAGACCTGCAAAACCTGCGGGTGCCCGCTCTTCGAGGTGAAGGGAAAGACGCTCTGTGTGGTCTGCGCGGAGAATGAGACAGAGAAGGGCGCAGAAAAGAAGCCCGCTGCTGCTGCCCCTCCTGCTGCCGGGCATGTCCATTCCACTACCTGCGGGTGCGGTGTGGATCACGATGCCGAACCCTGCACCTGCGGGGACGAGGAGGGCGGTCTGCTTTTCGAGGAGCTGGCGATGACCATCCACGCGCTCTGCGAGCGGATCCACAACGAGAAGGATCCTGAAAACGTCCTCTCCCTGATGCAGGCCGTGAAGGCAGGGACCGAGGCGCTCGAGATTTTGTGCCGGCTGTAA
- a CDS encoding UPF0147 family protein: MANADKTMENCILMLQHIQEDSSIPRNIRRVADETRAMLLNNNKAMGLRAAEAISKIDEISNDPNMPIHARTRIWELVSQLETIPLD; this comes from the coding sequence ATGGCAAATGCTGACAAGACAATGGAAAACTGTATCCTGATGCTGCAGCACATCCAGGAAGACAGTTCAATACCGAGAAATATCCGGCGGGTCGCTGACGAGACCCGCGCCATGCTCTTAAACAACAACAAGGCAATGGGGCTGCGCGCAGCAGAAGCCATTTCCAAGATTGACGAGATCTCCAACGACCCCAATATGCCCATTCACGCGCGGACCCGCATCTGGGAACTCGTCTCCCAGCTCGAGACCATCCCGCTGGACTGA
- a CDS encoding aquaporin: protein MMDYAIGPISGCHINPAVTIAMLANGKTPPKDAVIYIVVQCIGAVIASALLLLILTGNPAYNIAANGLGQSGYGSASLGGYSVVSCFIAELVLTFIFLMVIFSATSKAAPAGFAGIAIGLGLFIIHLFGIMVSGASANPARSLGPALLVGGTALGQLWLYIVAPVIGAIIAALVWKHLFRNGAALG, encoded by the coding sequence ATGATGGACTATGCAATCGGTCCGATATCGGGATGCCATATCAATCCCGCTGTGACAATTGCGATGCTCGCCAACGGGAAGACCCCCCCAAAGGATGCCGTCATCTATATTGTAGTACAGTGTATTGGTGCAGTGATTGCATCGGCCCTGCTGCTCCTGATCCTGACCGGGAACCCCGCGTACAATATTGCCGCCAACGGCCTCGGGCAGAGCGGGTATGGGAGCGCCTCGCTGGGCGGGTATTCGGTTGTATCCTGTTTCATTGCCGAACTGGTCCTTACCTTCATCTTCCTGATGGTCATATTCTCCGCCACCAGCAAGGCCGCACCAGCGGGCTTTGCCGGCATTGCCATCGGTCTTGGCCTCTTCATCATCCATCTCTTCGGTATCATGGTCAGCGGGGCATCGGCCAACCCTGCACGGAGCCTTGGTCCCGCCCTCCTTGTCGGGGGCACTGCCCTTGGCCAGCTCTGGTTGTATATCGTCGCGCCGGTCATCGGGGCCATCATCGCGGCACTGGTGTGGAAACACCTGTTCAGAAACGGTGCAGCGCTCGGATAA
- a CDS encoding DUF2115 domain-containing protein, producing MTSFISEEEEYNTPDHVRVIAERLRSARTRGELGEILASEAGKYSLFDLQIIGGRLNAEIEKLPSPYREAVAPYFRDQLFSAHHRLLSMYRSGAFCRLTGPIRDRERFEAFCTMLPSGLYAWNDAGERNPYFQNPKNRFFYYLVAAFTMFVLEEPGHPVGMPFPGGFTVEQRGSDYYCLIRDKEKDVFYSICNFCPARQAEESVVER from the coding sequence ATGACCTCATTCATCTCCGAGGAAGAAGAATACAACACTCCGGATCATGTACGGGTGATCGCAGAACGACTCCGCTCCGCCCGCACCAGGGGGGAACTCGGGGAAATCCTGGCATCCGAAGCAGGGAAGTACTCCCTCTTCGACCTCCAGATCATCGGCGGCCGGCTGAATGCCGAGATCGAGAAGCTCCCGTCGCCGTACCGCGAGGCCGTTGCCCCGTATTTCCGGGACCAGCTCTTCAGTGCCCATCACCGCCTCCTCTCCATGTACCGGAGCGGGGCATTCTGCCGGCTCACCGGCCCGATCCGGGACCGGGAGCGGTTCGAGGCGTTCTGCACCATGCTCCCTTCGGGCCTTTATGCGTGGAACGATGCGGGCGAACGGAACCCTTATTTCCAGAATCCCAAGAACCGGTTCTTCTATTACCTGGTTGCCGCGTTCACGATGTTCGTCCTTGAGGAGCCGGGGCACCCGGTGGGCATGCCCTTCCCCGGCGGTTTTACGGTGGAACAGCGGGGAAGCGACTATTACTGCCTGATCCGGGACAAGGAAAAGGATGTCTTTTACTCTATCTGCAACTTCTGCCCGGCCCGGCAGGCTGAGGAGTCCGTCGTGGAGCGGTAA
- a CDS encoding PAS domain S-box protein, with the protein MSEAKILIVEDEAVTGMDIRKSLVEMGYSVVAVATTGELAVRKAAELHPDLILMDIMLAGRMNGIEAADKIRRHCHIPVVYLTAYSDDSFLAKAKLTEPFGYILKPFRELELKTTIEMALYKYAMEHALRISEETTRVILDATDDFLFLIDPRGKFLAVNQALAKKAGRDVRDFIGTDIARLVTQGILSSRMAAWNLNTNQKEPVRFQEEFHNRWFDAAIYPVTSPEGDVVLFAISIRDITAQKTLEEQSRQNEEFFRSLIEDTSDVIAVLDRDGTLRHESPSITRYLGYDPECIVGKPFSVILTEESLPVFRQVLEEVLTTPGMVRAVNLPVKCEDGSPRILEGIISNLYGNPVIDGIVVNGWVKK; encoded by the coding sequence ATGAGTGAAGCCAAGATCCTGATTGTCGAAGACGAGGCCGTTACCGGGATGGATATCAGAAAGAGCCTTGTGGAGATGGGGTATTCCGTTGTTGCCGTTGCCACAACCGGAGAGCTTGCCGTACGCAAGGCTGCGGAGCTGCACCCTGACCTTATCCTGATGGACATCATGCTGGCCGGCAGGATGAACGGCATCGAAGCTGCCGACAAGATCCGCCGGCACTGTCACATTCCGGTCGTGTACCTGACAGCGTACAGCGACGACTCGTTCCTCGCCAAAGCCAAGCTGACCGAGCCGTTTGGGTATATTTTAAAACCGTTCCGGGAGCTGGAGCTCAAGACAACCATTGAGATGGCCCTGTACAAGTACGCCATGGAACATGCCCTCAGGATCAGCGAGGAGACCACCCGCGTGATCCTCGATGCAACCGATGACTTCCTCTTCCTGATCGATCCCCGCGGGAAATTCCTTGCCGTCAACCAGGCCCTTGCAAAAAAAGCCGGCAGGGATGTCCGCGACTTCATCGGGACCGATATCGCCCGGCTGGTCACGCAGGGGATCCTCTCGTCCCGCATGGCTGCATGGAACCTCAACACGAACCAGAAGGAGCCGGTCCGGTTCCAGGAGGAGTTCCACAACCGCTGGTTCGATGCAGCGATCTACCCGGTTACATCCCCCGAGGGAGATGTCGTCCTCTTTGCGATATCGATCCGGGACATTACGGCCCAGAAGACGCTGGAAGAGCAATCCCGGCAGAACGAGGAGTTCTTTCGCTCGCTCATCGAGGACACCTCCGATGTGATTGCGGTCCTGGACCGCGACGGGACCCTCCGGCACGAGAGCCCCTCGATCACGCGGTATCTCGGCTATGACCCGGAATGCATCGTAGGAAAGCCGTTCTCCGTCATCCTCACAGAAGAAAGCCTGCCGGTCTTCCGGCAGGTGCTTGAGGAGGTCTTAACGACCCCGGGCATGGTCCGCGCCGTGAACCTTCCCGTGAAGTGCGAGGACGGGTCCCCCCGGATCCTGGAGGGGATCATCAGCAACCTGTACGGGAACCCGGTCATCGACGGGATCGTTGTCAACGGGTGGGTTAAAAAATAA